AACTAAACCTGTAGGTCCTTTTTATAGTGAAGAAGATGCAAAAAAGATGCAAGAAGAAAAAGGTTGGATTTTTAAAGAAGATGCTGGAAGAGGTTGGAGAAGAGTTGTACCATCACCAATACCTTTAGATGCTATTGAAAAGAATACTATAAAAGATTTAATTGAAAATGACGTTATTGTTATCGCTGGTGGCGGAGGAGGAATCCCTGTTATTATTGATGAAAACGGTGAATTAAAAGGTGTTGAAGCAGTTATTGATAAAGATAGAGCATCTGCTTTGTTGGCGAAAGAATTAAATGCTGATGAGTTTATAATTTTAACTGCTGTAGAAAAAGTTTATTTGAATTTTAACAAACCAGAACAAAAAGCTTTAGATAAAATTACAGTTAATGAAGCTGAAAAATTTATCGAAGAGGGTCATTTTGCAAAAGGCAGTATGTTGCCTAAAATAGAAGCCTGTGTTTCATTTGTAAAAGATACAGGGAAGCCCGCATTAATAACTGATATGGAAAAATTAAAAGATGCTTTAGAAGGAAAAACTGGAACTAAAATATTACCATAATATAATTAAGAACTAAAACCATTGTCTGGATTGTGAATCTCTCCCTCTCCCCACAATCCAGACCTTTTTATTTTGGAGGTGATGTATGTATATTTTTCTTGATTATGATGGAACTCTTATAAAAAACAAAGAAGAAGATTTTCAAAAATATTATTTTTATAGTTTTTTAAATTATACTAACATTAAAGATAAAAAAATAAT
This portion of the Marinitoga hydrogenitolerans DSM 16785 genome encodes:
- the arcC gene encoding carbamate kinase, whose amino-acid sequence is MKKLAVVAIGGNAMNRPGEKPTAENMFKNIRTTASYLADMIEMDYDIIITHGNGPQVGNLLLQQDIAKDTIPPFPMDVLGAMTQGYLGYMISQELKNILEERKIKRDVATVVTQIVVDKNDPGFQNPTKPVGPFYSEEDAKKMQEEKGWIFKEDAGRGWRRVVPSPIPLDAIEKNTIKDLIENDVIVIAGGGGGIPVIIDENGELKGVEAVIDKDRASALLAKELNADEFIILTAVEKVYLNFNKPEQKALDKITVNEAEKFIEEGHFAKGSMLPKIEACVSFVKDTGKPALITDMEKLKDALEGKTGTKILP